A single genomic interval of Mucilaginibacter boryungensis harbors:
- a CDS encoding CopD family protein: MYQYVLAIHIIFVVCYMAGLFYMVRLFIYHTEAQDKPEPDRTILSKQFEVMESKLWWIITIPSVILLVAAAIIMLILNPYWLQQPWLHVKLCFVVGLGIYQHICQNKMKEMRNGVFKWTSTQLRIWNEVATIFLFAIVFLAVLKSAVNWIYGVVGIVLLSIILMLAVKLYKRIREKK; this comes from the coding sequence GCTGTTTTACATGGTACGTCTATTTATTTACCACACCGAAGCGCAGGACAAGCCCGAACCTGACCGCACCATCCTTTCTAAACAGTTTGAGGTAATGGAAAGCAAGCTGTGGTGGATCATCACTATACCATCAGTTATATTATTAGTAGCGGCGGCTATTATTATGCTGATATTAAACCCATATTGGCTGCAGCAACCCTGGTTGCATGTAAAGCTTTGTTTTGTAGTTGGTTTGGGTATTTACCAGCATATCTGTCAAAATAAAATGAAGGAAATGCGTAATGGCGTCTTCAAATGGACGTCAACTCAACTTCGCATTTGGAATGAAGTAGCCACTATATTCCTGTTCGCCATTGTGTTTTTAGCGGTGCTGAAAAGCGCGGTAAACTGGATATATGGCGTTGTTGGAATTGTATTGCTCTCAATTATCCTGATGCTGGCTGTGAAGCTGTATAAGCGTATAAGGGAGAAGAAGTAG